The following proteins are co-located in the uncultured Draconibacterium sp. genome:
- a CDS encoding glycoside hydrolase family 43 protein: protein MKLKVNLFLGFLIVFLGACQPKSEGLKIENPLPVEFGDPYILKASDGIYYMVGTGGVTDGFKMYSSTDLINWKDEGRIYQGNTKESWGIANFWAPELYEYKGKFYLLFSADWRVNPTGELENFRIGVAVSDSPTGMYNDLYDRPIFDPRYPVIDGNLLFENDKVYLYYSRCCYKNPVESEVSTWARAEGLFEEIEESWVYGVEMAADFSGIIGEPDLLLRPPLTMDDKQAEWESRSVTSGEVNRRWTEGSYIFKNNDLYYIMYSANFFGGKNYAVGYATSTSPLGPFQKAANNPVLQKNSEQGGTVTGTGHNSVTMSPDGKNRLCVYHGRTLESGDQRVVFIDKMEVTKDGKLVVYGPTTKN, encoded by the coding sequence ATGAAACTGAAAGTAAACCTCTTTTTGGGATTTCTGATTGTGTTTTTGGGTGCTTGTCAGCCTAAAAGTGAAGGATTAAAAATTGAAAATCCATTACCGGTAGAGTTTGGTGACCCGTATATCTTAAAAGCTTCGGATGGAATATACTACATGGTTGGAACCGGAGGTGTAACTGATGGTTTTAAAATGTACTCATCTACCGATTTAATAAACTGGAAAGACGAAGGTCGAATCTATCAGGGAAATACAAAAGAATCGTGGGGTATCGCTAATTTCTGGGCACCGGAGCTTTACGAATACAAAGGAAAATTTTATTTATTATTTAGTGCCGACTGGCGCGTAAACCCAACCGGCGAATTGGAAAATTTCCGCATTGGAGTAGCTGTTTCCGACTCACCTACAGGTATGTATAACGATTTGTACGACCGCCCTATATTTGATCCCAGGTATCCGGTAATTGATGGAAACCTTTTATTTGAAAATGATAAAGTTTACCTCTACTATTCGCGCTGCTGTTACAAAAATCCGGTAGAAAGTGAAGTTTCCACCTGGGCGCGTGCAGAAGGATTATTTGAAGAAATTGAAGAAAGCTGGGTGTACGGTGTTGAAATGGCGGCAGATTTTTCAGGGATTATAGGTGAGCCAGACTTGCTTCTTCGGCCGCCACTAACAATGGATGATAAACAAGCAGAATGGGAAAGTCGCTCAGTTACTTCGGGTGAAGTAAACCGTCGCTGGACGGAAGGCTCTTATATTTTTAAAAACAACGATTTGTATTACATCATGTATTCTGCTAACTTTTTTGGCGGGAAAAACTATGCGGTGGGTTATGCCACATCCACATCGCCGCTCGGCCCTTTTCAAAAGGCAGCTAATAATCCGGTATTACAAAAAAATAGCGAGCAAGGCGGTACAGTTACCGGAACCGGTCATAACTCGGTTACCATGTCTCCTGATGGCAAAAACAGACTTTGCGTATATCATGGACGAACGCTGGAGAGTGGCGATCAGCGGGTCGTTTTTATAGATAAAATGGAGGTAACCAAGGATGGAAAACTAGTGGTTTACGGACCAACAACAAAGAATTAA
- a CDS encoding glycoside hydrolase family 43 protein produces MLKTLLTLLAILSLSGCSKSEALPEDTVKTTFQNPVWDGADPWLVKHNNEYVYCYSANNGIALSRSKFMTQKGELKQIWRAPESGWNRACVWAPEIHFIDGHWYVYYAAGVSGPPFIHQRTGVLRSKSDGVFSDYEDMGILNTGDFPDDLSKNIWAIDMTVFQLKGKLYAVWSGWIEQKDTDATSQHLYIQEMENPYTLKGTRVLLSSPEQSWETGGPLDLNEGPEVLQNGDDVFVVYSCRESWLKEYRQGMLQLNSPDADPLNPASWTKKGPVFEGNSTVFGVGHCSFVKSPDNTEDWIIYHSKKTTEPGWDRNVRMQPFGWNPDGTPDFGRAIPAGKALDRPSGEVEIEENQTNQ; encoded by the coding sequence ATGCTAAAAACACTATTAACACTACTCGCAATACTTTCCCTTTCGGGATGCAGCAAATCAGAGGCTTTGCCGGAAGATACAGTGAAAACAACTTTTCAAAATCCGGTGTGGGATGGAGCCGATCCGTGGCTTGTAAAACACAACAACGAATACGTTTATTGTTATTCGGCCAACAACGGCATTGCCCTTTCTCGCTCTAAATTCATGACCCAAAAAGGCGAGTTAAAACAGATTTGGCGTGCACCGGAAAGCGGTTGGAACCGTGCCTGTGTATGGGCGCCCGAAATTCATTTTATAGACGGACACTGGTACGTTTATTATGCCGCCGGTGTGTCGGGTCCTCCTTTTATTCATCAGCGAACAGGCGTTTTACGTTCAAAATCAGATGGTGTTTTTAGCGACTATGAAGACATGGGAATTCTGAATACAGGTGATTTTCCGGATGACCTTTCAAAAAATATCTGGGCCATCGATATGACCGTATTTCAGCTCAAGGGAAAATTGTACGCTGTTTGGTCGGGGTGGATCGAACAAAAAGATACCGATGCCACATCGCAGCATTTATACATTCAGGAAATGGAAAATCCGTATACTTTGAAAGGAACCCGTGTGTTGCTTTCATCGCCTGAGCAAAGCTGGGAAACCGGTGGCCCGCTTGATTTGAACGAAGGACCTGAAGTTTTGCAAAACGGTGATGATGTTTTTGTGGTTTATTCCTGCCGCGAATCGTGGTTAAAAGAATATCGCCAGGGAATGTTGCAATTAAACAGCCCGGATGCCGATCCTTTAAATCCGGCCAGCTGGACAAAAAAAGGCCCCGTGTTTGAGGGTAATTCAACCGTTTTTGGAGTGGGGCACTGCTCGTTTGTAAAATCGCCCGATAATACCGAAGACTGGATTATTTATCACTCGAAAAAAACAACCGAGCCGGGTTGGGATCGCAACGTTAGAATGCAGCCTTTTGGATGGAATCCGGATGGAACGCCTGATTTTGGACGGGCAATTCCTGCCGGGAAAGCACTGGACAGGCCTTCGGGTGAAGTAGAAATAGAAGAAAATCAAACAAATCAATAA
- a CDS encoding glycoside hydrolase family 43 protein, translated as MKRDNTRYKVFGIFLLSIFGFMVSAQQSGSQKVPLGDPFILYSEGQYYAYGTHGSDGIEVYTSDDLQTWEGPVGAHNGYALHKNDVWADQWFWAPEVYRVNDKFYMYYSANEHICVATSDSPLGPFVQNKKQAMIQDEKCIDNSLFIDDDGTPYLTFVRFTDGNNIWIAELENDLMTLKMETLRPCIHVSQAWEEEWARVNEGSFIVKQNGVYYMSYSANHFKSPLYGVGFASAKNIMGPWEKFEGNPILQKPAGLVGVGHSAMFKDKDGQLRIVFHAHQSNSEIHPRCMHIGTVGFEMEDGKEIMTIDDDFITPVLK; from the coding sequence ATGAAGAGAGATAATACAAGATATAAAGTGTTCGGAATTTTCCTCCTTTCGATATTTGGATTTATGGTTTCTGCTCAGCAAAGCGGAAGTCAGAAAGTACCGCTTGGTGATCCGTTTATTCTTTATTCCGAGGGACAGTATTACGCCTACGGAACGCACGGGAGTGATGGAATAGAGGTATATACTTCTGATGATTTACAAACGTGGGAAGGTCCGGTTGGAGCGCATAACGGATATGCATTGCATAAAAACGACGTGTGGGCAGACCAATGGTTTTGGGCCCCGGAAGTGTATCGCGTAAATGATAAATTTTACATGTATTATTCGGCCAACGAGCACATTTGTGTGGCTACTTCCGATAGTCCTTTGGGGCCCTTTGTTCAGAACAAAAAGCAGGCTATGATTCAGGATGAAAAGTGTATCGACAATTCGCTTTTTATTGACGATGACGGAACGCCTTACCTCACATTTGTACGCTTTACCGATGGCAATAACATTTGGATAGCTGAACTGGAAAACGATTTGATGACTTTAAAAATGGAAACACTTCGGCCTTGTATTCATGTTTCTCAGGCCTGGGAAGAAGAATGGGCAAGGGTAAACGAAGGTTCTTTTATTGTAAAGCAAAACGGAGTTTATTACATGAGTTATTCAGCGAATCATTTTAAAAGCCCGCTTTACGGAGTAGGTTTTGCAAGCGCGAAAAATATAATGGGACCCTGGGAGAAATTTGAGGGAAATCCAATTCTGCAGAAACCGGCCGGACTTGTTGGAGTGGGGCACAGTGCCATGTTTAAAGACAAGGATGGCCAGCTAAGAATTGTTTTTCACGCCCATCAAAGTAATTCCGAAATTCATCCGCGTTGTATGCACATTGGAACGGTTGGTTTCGAAATGGAAGATGGAAAAGAAATAATGACAATTGACGATGATTTTATAACACCCGTTTTGAAGTAA
- a CDS encoding DUF4965 domain-containing protein, which translates to MRRLSFKQVVLIILAGLAVSCSPNQEMVRKSPTTEIKAPAYPLITIDPYTSAWSMADQLFDVPVKHWTGKTQSLIGAIRVDGKVYRFLGKEDIPLQPLVPMAKQEKWEGSYTFSEPKTGWEKVDFNDKSWKSGKAGFGTEGMEDAGTVWDTKEIWVRREFVLPELSAGNQLYIVYSHDDDFVLYLNGKKLVDTGASARSMVVLKVDEELFNKKGTNVIAAHCLDRGGLAYVDFGIFRENDRKEVFANTVVQKSVSLSATQTHYSFQCGPVDLNLQFISPLLPNDLDLLSRPVNYINYDVHANDGNSHEVQIYFEATPEWAVNETFQEVEISKGTKNGINYLKAGTTEQAVLEKKGDNIRIDWGYVYLAAKEADQTIMAIGDYFKAKENFLKEGSIPAGENESKAVMTQAMPVMVTIDNVGSVSSKPVNNYLMLAYDDIESIQYFGDNLKAWWTQDGTLNIDDALKMAVSEYTSIMNKCAEFDKNLWDETMEAGGKNYADLCVLAFRQSVAAHKLVKDKQGNILFLSKENFSNGSIGTVDVTYPSAPMYLKYNPDLLKGMLNPIFYYSESGKWAKPFAAHDVGTYPKANGQTYGGDMPVEECGNMVILTAAIAAMEGNADYAAKHWDVLTTWSNYLMENGLDPENQLCTDDFAGHFAHNINLSAKAIMGIASYGRLAAMLGKTDVAEKYTAEAKKMAQEWMKMADDGDHYRLTFDQPGTWSQKYNLVWDKLLNLGIFPKEVAQKEIAYYLTKQNTYGLPLDNRRTYTKSDWIVWTATLADDKATFQKFIDPVHKFVTETPDRVPMTDWYETPDATQVGFQARSVVGGYFIKLLEK; encoded by the coding sequence ATGCGAAGATTGAGTTTTAAACAAGTAGTACTGATTATTTTAGCCGGGCTGGCTGTTTCGTGCAGTCCAAATCAGGAAATGGTGAGAAAGTCGCCAACCACAGAAATTAAAGCACCTGCATATCCACTTATCACAATCGATCCATATACATCTGCCTGGTCAATGGCCGATCAGCTGTTTGATGTGCCTGTGAAACACTGGACCGGAAAAACTCAATCGCTTATTGGAGCAATTCGTGTTGATGGGAAGGTTTATCGTTTTTTAGGAAAAGAAGATATTCCGCTTCAACCTTTGGTGCCAATGGCAAAACAAGAAAAATGGGAAGGATCTTATACTTTTTCTGAACCAAAAACAGGATGGGAAAAAGTAGATTTTAACGATAAATCATGGAAATCGGGTAAAGCCGGTTTTGGTACTGAAGGAATGGAAGATGCCGGTACTGTTTGGGATACAAAAGAAATTTGGGTGCGACGTGAGTTTGTTTTGCCCGAATTGAGTGCAGGAAATCAACTGTACATTGTGTATTCTCACGACGACGATTTTGTGCTTTACCTGAATGGTAAAAAGCTGGTTGATACCGGTGCAAGTGCACGAAGTATGGTTGTTCTTAAAGTTGACGAAGAATTATTCAACAAAAAAGGGACAAACGTAATTGCTGCTCATTGCCTCGATCGGGGAGGTCTGGCTTATGTCGATTTTGGTATTTTCAGGGAAAACGACCGCAAAGAAGTATTTGCAAATACAGTAGTTCAAAAAAGTGTTTCACTTTCGGCAACGCAAACACATTACAGTTTCCAGTGTGGCCCGGTTGATTTAAATCTGCAATTTATTTCGCCTTTGCTACCCAACGATTTGGATTTGTTATCGCGCCCCGTTAATTACATCAACTACGATGTGCATGCAAACGACGGCAACAGCCATGAGGTACAAATTTATTTTGAAGCCACACCCGAGTGGGCTGTAAACGAAACTTTTCAGGAAGTGGAAATTTCAAAAGGCACAAAAAATGGTATCAACTATTTAAAAGCCGGAACAACCGAACAAGCTGTTTTGGAGAAAAAGGGAGACAATATTCGAATTGACTGGGGATATGTTTACCTGGCTGCCAAAGAAGCTGACCAAACAATAATGGCCATTGGCGATTATTTTAAAGCCAAGGAAAATTTTCTGAAAGAGGGAAGTATTCCGGCAGGAGAAAACGAAAGTAAGGCAGTAATGACACAGGCAATGCCGGTTATGGTAACTATTGATAATGTTGGTTCGGTGTCTTCTAAACCGGTAAACAACTACCTTATGTTGGCTTATGATGATATTGAATCCATTCAGTATTTTGGCGACAATTTAAAAGCATGGTGGACACAGGATGGTACCCTGAACATTGATGATGCTTTAAAAATGGCAGTTTCGGAGTACACTTCCATCATGAATAAATGTGCCGAATTCGACAAAAACCTGTGGGATGAGACAATGGAAGCCGGAGGTAAAAATTATGCCGATTTGTGTGTGTTGGCTTTCCGACAGTCGGTTGCGGCACACAAGCTTGTAAAAGATAAACAGGGAAACATTTTGTTTCTTTCAAAAGAGAATTTCAGCAACGGATCGATTGGTACGGTTGATGTTACCTATCCGTCGGCACCGATGTATTTAAAATACAATCCCGATTTGTTAAAGGGCATGCTAAATCCAATTTTCTATTATTCTGAAAGTGGTAAATGGGCCAAACCTTTTGCTGCGCACGATGTGGGTACTTACCCAAAAGCCAACGGGCAAACGTATGGTGGCGATATGCCGGTTGAAGAATGCGGAAACATGGTAATATTAACGGCTGCCATTGCCGCAATGGAGGGAAATGCTGATTATGCAGCCAAACACTGGGACGTATTAACTACCTGGTCGAACTACCTGATGGAGAACGGCCTTGATCCCGAAAACCAACTTTGTACCGACGATTTTGCCGGTCACTTTGCACACAACATAAACCTTTCGGCAAAAGCGATTATGGGAATTGCCAGTTATGGGCGCCTGGCCGCAATGTTGGGAAAAACGGATGTGGCTGAAAAATACACTGCAGAAGCGAAAAAAATGGCTCAGGAGTGGATGAAAATGGCCGATGACGGCGATCATTACCGCTTGACTTTTGATCAGCCCGGAACCTGGAGCCAAAAGTACAACCTGGTTTGGGATAAGCTTTTAAACCTGGGAATTTTCCCGAAAGAGGTGGCGCAGAAAGAAATCGCTTATTACCTGACCAAACAAAATACTTACGGATTGCCATTGGACAACCGCCGCACGTATACCAAGTCGGACTGGATTGTTTGGACTGCAACTTTGGCCGACGATAAAGCTACTTTCCAGAAGTTTATTGATCCGGTACATAAGTTTGTTACCGAAACTCCTGATCGCGTTCCAATGACCGACTGGTACGAAACACCCGATGCAACTCAGGTTGGTTTTCAGGCACGTTCGGTAGTTGGTGGCTATTTTATCAAACTTCTGGAAAAATAA
- a CDS encoding DUF4965 domain-containing protein, which yields MIKNYFTILLLAVCMAFSCTETTKEPLTPDTKSELRAPAYPLITIDPYTSAWSCTDQLFDAPVTHWTGRAHPIIGALRVDGTVYRFLGKEVIPKTYLLQMAGGGPWEGNYVNEKPSKGWEQIDYNADSWNVGRGAFGTEGMPVCNTLWDTEDIWVRREFTLPELLDEGDISLIYSHDDIFELYLNGVQLVKTEYEWHNNVELKIDRNLLRPGQKNVIAAHCNNRIGGGYVDFGIIQDNEQTEVFDQMAVQTKVALSATQTQYNFMCGPVDLQIEFVSPLLPENLDLLSRPVNYINYKVVANDKKKHDVQIYFEATPEWAVNDFSQEVTVNKGKTNGINYVKAGTTEQPILQKKGDNVRIDWGYFYLAANGTPESSVEIGGYNSTKLQFAAEGNISAGVDEYVSQMSKTMPVMSFVDQLGEITSTAKKGYVMIAYDDIESIQYFEQNLKGWWTKNGQVSIENVLHKAVVEYPEILNQCNSFDKKLWDETVQAGGKKYADLCVLAFRQSIAAHKLVKDTQGNILFLSKENFSNGSIGTVDVTYPSAPLYLKYNPDLLKGMLNPIFYYSESGKWKKPFAAHDVGTYPRANGQTYGGDMPVEECGNMLILTTAIADAEGNADYAEQHWDVLTVWANYLMENGLDPENQLCTDDFAGHFAHNTNLSVKAIMGIAGYGKLAEMLGKTKVAEEYTTKAKYMAQEWIKMADDSDHYRLTFDKPGTWSQKYNLVWDKLLGLEIFPADVAQKEVAYYLTKQNTYGLPLDNRKEYTKSDWIVWTATLADDKATFEKFIDPVHKFVSETPDRVPMSDWYQTTDATQVGFQARSVVGGYFIKLLEK from the coding sequence ATGATTAAAAATTATTTTACCATTCTGCTATTGGCAGTATGTATGGCATTTTCATGCACAGAAACAACCAAAGAACCTTTAACACCGGATACTAAAAGCGAACTACGTGCACCCGCTTATCCGTTAATTACAATCGATCCATACACCAGCGCATGGTCTTGTACCGATCAATTATTCGATGCTCCCGTAACTCATTGGACAGGTAGAGCGCATCCAATAATTGGTGCCTTACGAGTGGACGGAACGGTATACCGCTTTTTGGGCAAAGAAGTGATACCAAAAACCTATTTGTTGCAAATGGCAGGTGGCGGCCCCTGGGAAGGAAATTATGTAAATGAGAAACCATCAAAAGGATGGGAACAAATTGATTACAATGCCGACTCGTGGAATGTGGGCCGGGGAGCTTTTGGTACCGAAGGAATGCCCGTTTGCAATACACTTTGGGATACTGAAGACATTTGGGTTCGCCGCGAATTTACCTTGCCCGAACTACTGGATGAAGGCGACATTTCGCTGATTTACTCGCACGACGATATTTTCGAATTGTACCTAAATGGTGTACAACTGGTAAAAACTGAATACGAGTGGCACAACAATGTGGAGTTAAAAATAGATCGCAATTTATTACGCCCGGGCCAAAAAAATGTAATTGCAGCACATTGTAATAATCGCATTGGCGGAGGTTATGTCGATTTTGGCATTATTCAGGACAATGAACAAACCGAAGTTTTCGACCAAATGGCAGTGCAAACAAAAGTGGCACTAAGCGCTACTCAAACACAATACAATTTTATGTGCGGCCCGGTTGATCTGCAAATCGAATTTGTATCGCCGTTGTTACCCGAAAACCTTGATTTGTTGTCGCGACCAGTTAATTACATCAATTATAAAGTTGTGGCAAACGACAAGAAAAAACACGATGTACAGATATATTTTGAAGCTACACCCGAGTGGGCAGTAAACGATTTTAGCCAGGAAGTAACGGTAAACAAAGGTAAAACCAATGGAATTAATTACGTAAAAGCAGGAACAACCGAGCAGCCCATACTTCAAAAGAAAGGCGATAATGTTCGGATTGATTGGGGGTACTTTTATTTAGCCGCAAACGGCACGCCTGAATCGTCGGTTGAAATTGGCGGTTACAACAGCACAAAATTACAATTTGCCGCAGAAGGAAATATATCGGCAGGTGTTGACGAGTATGTTTCGCAAATGTCGAAAACAATGCCGGTAATGAGTTTTGTCGATCAACTGGGTGAAATTACAAGCACGGCAAAAAAAGGCTATGTAATGATCGCTTACGACGACATTGAGTCCATTCAGTATTTTGAGCAGAATTTAAAAGGCTGGTGGACAAAAAACGGACAGGTAAGCATCGAAAATGTTTTGCATAAAGCAGTTGTGGAATATCCCGAAATTCTGAATCAGTGCAATTCATTTGATAAAAAATTGTGGGACGAAACTGTACAGGCCGGTGGTAAAAAGTATGCCGACCTGTGTGTTTTAGCATTCCGCCAGAGTATTGCCGCCCATAAATTGGTAAAAGATACGCAGGGAAATATTCTGTTTCTTTCAAAAGAAAATTTTAGCAATGGTTCTATCGGAACGGTTGATGTTACTTATCCTTCTGCTCCTTTGTATTTGAAATACAATCCCGATTTGTTAAAGGGAATGTTGAATCCGATTTTCTATTATTCGGAAAGCGGAAAATGGAAAAAACCATTTGCAGCGCACGACGTGGGAACTTATCCAAGGGCCAACGGTCAAACCTATGGTGGCGACATGCCGGTTGAAGAATGCGGGAATATGCTGATTTTAACCACAGCAATTGCAGATGCAGAAGGAAATGCTGATTACGCCGAGCAGCACTGGGATGTATTAACGGTTTGGGCCAATTACCTGATGGAAAATGGTCTCGATCCTGAAAACCAGTTGTGCACCGACGATTTTGCAGGACACTTTGCACACAACACCAACCTTTCGGTAAAAGCGATAATGGGAATTGCCGGATACGGAAAGCTGGCAGAAATGTTGGGAAAAACAAAGGTTGCTGAGGAATATACCACAAAGGCAAAATACATGGCGCAGGAGTGGATAAAAATGGCCGACGACAGCGATCATTATCGTTTAACCTTTGATAAACCGGGCACCTGGAGCCAAAAGTACAACCTGGTTTGGGATAAACTACTTGGGCTGGAAATCTTCCCTGCCGATGTGGCACAAAAAGAAGTGGCTTATTACCTAACCAAACAAAATACCTACGGTTTGCCACTGGACAACCGCAAAGAGTACACCAAATCAGACTGGATTGTTTGGACTGCAACGCTGGCCGACGACAAAGCTACCTTCGAAAAGTTTATCGACCCTGTACATAAGTTTGTTAGCGAAACTCCCGACCGCGTTCCCATGTCCGACTGGTATCAAACCACTGATGCAACTCAGGTTGGATTTCAGGCACGTTCGGTTGTTGGTGGGTACTTTATAAAGTTACTGGAAAAGTAA
- a CDS encoding DUF3823 domain-containing protein, protein MKTKFKLIILVVAMAGLFASCDYDNYDEPGSFLEGNIVYNGEAINVSSKDVSFQLWEPGWQKSYPINVEVAQDGSYSSLLFDAQYKLVIPSNQGPWRTKLNAESGSDTIYVNLNGNKTMDIEVEPYFMIRNAQFSASGSTATATFQAEKIITDAGAKNIERVNFYINKTQFVDFRSSSNVASAEIGGGDITNPASISMTLTVPELVPAQGYVYGRVGIKIQGVEDMIFSPVQKIDL, encoded by the coding sequence ATGAAGACAAAATTTAAACTGATAATATTAGTCGTAGCAATGGCAGGATTATTTGCTTCATGCGATTACGACAACTACGATGAACCGGGCTCATTTCTTGAGGGAAATATTGTTTACAACGGCGAAGCCATTAATGTAAGCTCAAAAGATGTTTCTTTTCAGTTGTGGGAACCGGGATGGCAAAAAAGTTACCCAATAAATGTTGAGGTAGCGCAAGACGGATCGTATTCTTCGTTGCTTTTCGATGCTCAGTACAAATTGGTAATTCCTTCGAATCAGGGACCATGGAGAACAAAACTCAATGCTGAATCGGGATCGGATACCATTTACGTAAATCTGAATGGAAACAAAACAATGGATATTGAAGTGGAACCCTACTTTATGATTCGTAATGCACAGTTTTCTGCCAGCGGAAGTACTGCTACTGCCACATTTCAGGCCGAGAAAATTATCACAGATGCCGGAGCAAAAAACATCGAACGTGTAAACTTCTACATCAATAAAACGCAGTTTGTTGATTTCCGTTCATCATCTAACGTGGCAAGTGCCGAAATAGGTGGTGGCGACATTACCAATCCTGCATCGATAAGTATGACTTTAACCGTTCCTGAGCTGGTACCGGCTCAAGGCTATGTTTATGGTCGTGTAGGAATTAAAATTCAGGGAGTTGAAGATATGATTTTCAGCCCTGTTCAAAAGATAGATTTATAA
- a CDS encoding RagB/SusD family nutrient uptake outer membrane protein yields MKKFVYIFIILFSLSWGCNDADFLDREPTNILIDDQIWSDNSLILSVVADLYDRIPEFQTISNWWNYADFDEGFGSAFGDYWRHKNSDWGYGEWSINWKDYYKLMREVNLFIQKADSELTDDLQAADKARFIAEGRFIRASIYFEMVKRMGGVPLILEPLTYDFSGDPSYLEYPRSKESEIYDFVINELEAIKNDLPNDVNVKGRATKGLVLAMQARAAIYAGSIAKYGATTPNVSLPGGEVGIPASMANAYYTKALSAAEELINSGTYALYNKKENLAENFTNLFLDKSGNTEVIFVKDYKLQSGKVQPFTVQNQPWSSAEDLEGGRLNPSLNLVQSFELLDNSFSTFETNTTEGDYVYYDSPKDIFAGRDARLEGTIIIPGSKFKGKELDIWAGYIDAEGNITTGSTYGQRKHFPTEADPEIPVVGYDGPIDELEFSAQTGFYCRKFMDTATGSGQRGLNSEVWWVRYRLAEVYLNAAEAAFELGNTTKAADYLNVVRRRAGFTTDLTSADMSFDRIVHERKVELAFEGHILWDMKRWRLAHIVWNGESVDLTNNPEKADEVSNRVFALWPYKYYAPESPNHGKYIFKEVLPRVVTNADRFRLGNYYSEINDETVNNNNLIIKNPNQN; encoded by the coding sequence ATGAAAAAATTTGTATATATCTTCATAATATTATTTTCCCTGAGTTGGGGGTGTAACGACGCCGATTTCCTTGACAGGGAGCCAACCAATATTTTAATTGACGACCAGATTTGGAGCGATAACAGTTTGATTTTATCTGTGGTTGCCGATTTGTACGATCGAATTCCTGAATTTCAAACCATTAGCAATTGGTGGAATTATGCCGACTTTGATGAAGGTTTTGGTTCGGCTTTTGGCGATTACTGGCGTCATAAAAACTCCGACTGGGGTTATGGCGAATGGTCAATCAATTGGAAAGACTACTATAAATTAATGCGCGAGGTGAATCTTTTTATCCAGAAAGCCGATTCGGAATTAACCGATGATTTGCAGGCTGCTGATAAAGCGCGTTTTATTGCTGAAGGACGTTTCATTCGTGCCAGTATTTATTTCGAAATGGTAAAACGTATGGGGGGAGTTCCACTTATTCTTGAGCCATTAACTTACGATTTTAGCGGCGATCCTTCTTATTTGGAATATCCTCGTTCAAAAGAATCAGAAATATATGATTTTGTAATCAACGAGTTGGAAGCCATTAAAAACGATCTTCCAAACGATGTAAACGTAAAAGGACGTGCAACAAAAGGTTTGGTTTTGGCCATGCAGGCACGTGCAGCTATTTATGCCGGTTCTATTGCAAAATATGGTGCTACAACTCCTAACGTTTCGTTACCGGGTGGCGAAGTTGGAATTCCGGCAAGTATGGCAAACGCATATTATACAAAAGCTTTAAGTGCTGCCGAAGAGTTAATCAACAGCGGAACGTATGCTTTGTACAACAAAAAGGAAAATCTGGCTGAAAACTTTACCAACCTGTTTTTAGACAAAAGCGGAAACACCGAAGTTATTTTTGTAAAAGATTACAAATTACAAAGTGGAAAAGTACAGCCGTTTACCGTTCAAAATCAGCCCTGGTCGAGTGCCGAAGATTTAGAAGGAGGACGTTTAAATCCTTCATTAAACCTGGTTCAGTCGTTCGAACTTTTAGACAATAGCTTTTCAACCTTTGAAACCAACACTACCGAAGGCGACTATGTTTATTACGATAGTCCAAAAGATATATTTGCCGGTCGTGATGCACGTTTGGAAGGAACTATCATTATTCCCGGTTCGAAATTTAAAGGAAAAGAGCTGGATATCTGGGCTGGTTACATCGATGCCGAAGGCAACATTACAACCGGTTCTACTTATGGTCAGCGTAAACATTTCCCAACCGAAGCCGATCCTGAGATTCCTGTTGTGGGTTACGATGGCCCAATTGATGAACTGGAGTTTTCAGCTCAAACCGGTTTTTACTGCCGCAAATTTATGGACACAGCAACCGGTTCAGGTCAGCGTGGTTTAAACAGCGAAGTGTGGTGGGTACGTTACCGTTTGGCCGAAGTGTATTTAAATGCTGCCGAAGCTGCTTTCGAATTGGGTAACACTACAAAAGCTGCCGATTATTTGAATGTGGTTCGTCGTCGTGCCGGTTTTACTACCGATTTAACTTCGGCCGATATGTCATTCGATCGTATTGTTCACGAACGTAAAGTAGAGTTGGCTTTCGAAGGTCACATTCTTTGGGACATGAAACGCTGGCGTTTGGCGCACATCGTTTGGAATGGTGAATCAGTTGATTTAACAAACAATCCGGAGAAAGCCGATGAGGTAAGTAATCGTGTATTTGCATTGTGGCCATACAAATACTATGCGCCCGAAAGTCCAAATCATGGTAAATACATTTTTAAAGAAGTATTGCCAAGAGTGGTGACAAATGCCGACCGCTTCCGTTTAGGAAATTACTATTCGGAGATTAACGATGAAACGGTGAACAACAACAATCTTATTATTAAGAATCCTAATCAAAACTAA